TTTGAATGCTTCCTGCACTGCATGGAATTGGTCTGGTTCCGCGTAAACGATTACAGCATTATCTTCTTCTAATACATCTCGTACATCTACATCCGCTTCTAGCATCATGTCTAGGACTTCCTCTGCAGTCTTACCTTCAATCCCAATAACAGCAGTCGCATCAAACATATACGCAACGGAACCACTGACACCCATGTTACCACCATTTTTACCAAAAGCAGCACGTACATCAGATGCCGTGCGATTCACATTATTCGTTAGCGCATCTACAATCACCATTGAACCGCTCGGGCCGAATCCTTCATAACGAAGCTCATCGTAGTTCTCTTCTGAACCACCCTTTGCTTTCTCAATCGCTTTATCAATAATATGTTTTGGCACACTATATGTTTTTGCGCGTTCTAACACGACTTTCAATGCACGGTTTGACTCAGGATCCGGCTCCCCTTGTTTCGCAGCCACATATATCTCACGGCCAAATTTCGCATAAATTCTACTTGTATTCGCATCTTTTGATGCTTTCTTTTCTTTAATATTATTCCATTTACGACCCATTATTGTTCACTCTCTTTCCGAACCTATTTCTACTTTCTTCCTGTGACATTATACACCAGTTCGGAGGGAAAATCACATATAGGAGGAGGGCTTGTAACGAAGGAGGGAAGTGAGTGGAAAGAGGAAAGAGTGGTTTTAAGCGACATTAAGACACTTTCTTGCGACAATAGGACACTTTCAGCAAGCATTGGGACACTTTGCCGCGACATTGGGACACTTTAGGCAAACATTAGGACACTCTCGCCAAACATTAGGACACTTTAGACAAACATTAGGACACTTTAGGCAAACATTAGGACACTTCGATTAACCTTCCTATTTTCTCCAAAAAAATCCCGCTAACTCCAAATGAGTTAGCGGCATGTTTTACAGTCCATTTGTATTGATTCGAGGTTCTTCTGTGACAACTTCTGTATTTTCAGCTTTTTCTTCCGATATGTCGTTTGACGATAACTTCGAATCTTTTTCAATTGCTTCTTCTCGGTCTTGTTCTTGTGGGTGCTTTGGATCCTTCATGTTCATCTCTCCTTCGGTGTTTATAAATTACTTACCCTCATTTTGTCAATTTCATTCCTTTTCGTATAAATGTGATTTAAAATGGAAGAATCGAACGAAATGAGGGATTATTATGCGTTTAGTGGAACCAACGGCTGATTGGAAAGAGGAACATATCGCTTACATAGAAGAGTGGCCAGATGAGGAGAAGGTTGTGCCGTGGAGTTTGGATTTGCGTCAGTATGAGAGTTTCGAGGAGTTTATGGAGAAATTCCCTGCAGGAAAAACTGGCGGTGAAGGTTGGGTTCGGAATGCTAGTTATTATTTGGTGAATGAAGAAAACCGAATCGTGGCGATGATCAATTTGCGTTTTGGTTTAAATGATTTCTTACGTAATGTTGGCGGAAATGTCGGATATGGTGTTCGACCTTCCGAACGGAAAAAGGGCTATGGTTCAAAAATTCTCCGCGAGTCTTTGAAGATTTGTAAAGAAGAAGGGTTGGACCATGTACTCATTACTTGCGACAAAGACAATCTCGGTTCAGCTGGCGTCATCTTAAATAATGGTGGTGTGGAGGATTCTCCTTTTGTCGAGGAATCAGGCAATGTAAAACGCCGCTTTTGGATCGATACTAAAAACTAACATAGAAACGCCTCTCCCACTCAGTTTGAATGGAGAGGCGTTTTGCTTTAATCTTTCCCGTGGTCGTTGGATTCTTTTTTATCTTTCTCATTGTCTCTTTTTTCCGATGCTTTGCTTTCAGATTTATCTTCTTTATCTTCTTTATCTTCTTTATCTTCTTTTTTCGTTTCACGTATAGATTCTTTTTCATCTTTCTCGTCTGCTTTTTCTTGTTTCTTCGTTTCTTTCACTTCTGCTTTTTCTTGCTTCTTCGATTCTTTTACTTCTGACTTTTCTTGTTTCTTTCCTTCTTTTTGTACATTTTTGTGTTCAGTTGTTGGTGCTGTTGCTTGTTTTTCCTTGTCCTTTTCGGGTTCAACTTTCACTGTAGAGCTATCCGTACCGCTTACAGTTGCACTTGAGTTAGTTTCTGCAGACTCAGTATTCTCACTAGAATCCGTCGTTTCTGTAGTCACTTCTTCCGCTACAACTTCATCGGCAGGTTTTTCATCTACTGTTCCATTTTCTTCTGTGGTAGATTCTGTATCTTCTGCCTCTGTCGAGTCTTCTTCATTTTCTTGAGCAAGCAGTTTTGCCAATTTTTTTGACATCTTCTTTTCTAATTTCTTTTGTGCTTTTTCAATATTTTTCGTTAAAGATTCGCTAGCTTGTTCACTTCCTACTTTTTCAAGAGCAGCTTGCAACGCTACAATATTTTGAGAAAATTTTGCTATAAGTTTTTCTTCTGGTGTTAATTCTACGTCCTCAGCAGGAGTTTCTTCTGTCGTATCGGTATTTTCAGTGACTTCTTCTGTGGAATCTGTTTCTTGAACAGCTTCCTCATCAGTGGTCGATTCTTCATTTACAACTTCATCCGAACTTGTTTGTTCTGATGAGCCATCTTCAGAGACTTCCGTTCCTTGCTCCAGTTGATCAAATGCGTCTGTGTATTGCTCGATAGCCGCTTCTAACGTTTCTACCGCTTTTTCTTCTTCACCCGCATCGTATAGAGCCTCGGCTTCCGCGATCCGTTCAGCAGCAAACTCATTTAATAGTTCGGCTTCTTTTAAATCATCAAACGTTAGTGCTAATTGAATAGATTCTTTTAGCTCCTTTAGGAAGTAAAAGAAGTCACCAGGTATAAGTGCTGGTTCTACCACTTCTTCCTCCGCCGCTGCGTCTGTGTTTGCAAAAGCGGATGTTGTAGATCCTATTGTGAAGATGGCAATTAAAATTGCAAAACTATACTTCCAAGATAATTTACTCATGATTTCTCTCCCTATCTTTATGATGGAAGAAATCGGTGCATTGGATTGCTCCTCATTCTTCGGTAGCTCAGCCGCCTTAGAAGACTCTTTAGGCCCGGAACTTTGCGTCCTGATTTTTCAATCAGTTTGCCTTTTTCGAAATGTCAGGGTTCTCCTGATAATTCAACGATACACTTACCTATTTTTTGATACAATATTTCTATCTATCTAAAAAAATAGCTTCTTTTCAATGGTTGATACATTTTTTTGAAATTACCATGACTTTATGATTATAACCTTATAGTCTTTTAGTCCTTTCATAAAAACTGGAGGTCCTTTTATGAACAAACCCTTGTTACTCGTTATTGGAGGAGTATTTTCTCTTTTTATTGCCATGAGTATTGGCCGCTTTGCATATACGCCTATCCTTCCCTTCATGCAGGAGGAGAAAGAGTTTTCGACTATTTTCGCGGGGTATTTAGCATCTAGTAATTATGCCGGTTATTTGGTCGGGGCGATTATTGGTAGTTTGTTCCCGATTCAACAAAATCGGAGCTTGTTGCTTCGAATTAGTATAGCCGTGAGTATCGGGTTGACGATTGCGATGGGACTGACGGATCACACAGCGCTATGGGTTGTTTTTCGTTTTGTTTCCGGGGTGGCCAGCGCATTTGTCTTCGTGTTAACGTCGAGTATCGTGCTCGATCAACTAGCTGCCAAAGGAAAAATGGGGTTAGTTGGAGTGATGTACGGTGGTGTTGGTTTAGGCATTTTTGTTTCTTCTCTTCTTGTGCCTTTTCTTGTAACGACGTATGGGAGTGATGGAACTTGGATTGGTCTTGGAATTCTGGCTCTGATCGTTAGTACGATTGTGTTTCTTTTTGTGAATGAAGACAGGAGCCTTCCAGCGATTTCACAAAAAACGACCAAAAAAAAGAAGCCATCTGTTAAAAAATGGCTTCCTTGGTTACTCATTGCTTACGGATTAGAGGGGCTCGGATATATCGTAACAGGAACGTTTATCGTAGCAATTGCGGAACAAACGCCAATCTTCCATGGAAATGGGACGAGTGTTTGGCTCTTGGTCGGCCTAGCCGCTATTCCTTCTTGCGTTGTATGGGCTTATTACGGCAATCGATTTGGATGGATGACATCATTTTTTGTACTTCTACTCATCCAATCCATCGGAATTGCACTTCCTGCCTTCTCTTCATCCATTGTTAGTTTTTACATTAGTGCACTTTTATTTGGTGCGACGTTTATGGGTGTTACTACCCTTGTTGCCGCTTATGCGAGAGGAAAACTTCCCCATGCAAGCGCACGTATTCTAGCTATTTTAACGATTACGTACGCTTTAGGGCAAATGGTTGGACCGAGTATAGCTGGCATTGTCACAGATGCAAGCGGAGATTATCATTTAGCTCTGTATGGTGCAGCAATTGCCGTGTTTCTTGGCGCATTATTTGTCATCCCGCTGATGGCTCAGGAAAGAGAAGAAAAGTCCGCTGCTTCGGAAAGTAACGTATAAGATTTTTTCCGCTTCTCTTGATCATAAATATAGGAGACTGCCATCAACTCATCAAAGTGGATGGCTTTTTTCATTGCCAAAAGCTGACTACGCACTGTTTCTACGTCACCACGTAGTGTGTATGTCGACATATCTTTCACAGCTCGTTCTTCAAATGGTGACCATAGTCCATCTAGCGATTCAACAGGCGGCTTTAAAAATTCTTCCGTTCTGCGCACGACATTTAAGTAAAACAACGTACTCGAGGTTGCTAAGAAATCCGCTTGTTCGTTCGATTCCGTAACGACAGCGTTCACACAAACAATGACATACGGTTCCTTTAAGTACTCAGAAGGCTGAAATTGTTCTCGGTAAATTGCTACCGCATCTTGTAGATGTGTCGGAGCAAAATGTGCGGCAAAGGCATATGGCAAGCCCAGGCGTGCGGCTAAAATGGCACTGGATGTACTGGATCCCAAAATATACGTGGGGACATTTGTGTCTGTACCAGGAAATGCACGCACCATACCTTGTTGGTCTAGTGGCTTGAAGTATTGTTGTAGTTCCACGACGTCTTGTGGGAATGAAAAAGTCGTCTCTTGTGATGTTCTCCGAAGCGCACGAGCTGTTTGCATATCGGTTCCTGGCGCACGACCGAGACCTAAATCCACACGGTCTCCATAAATGGTCGCCAATGTACCAAATTGTTCTGCTACCACTAATGGCGTATGATTCGGTAGCATGACGCCTCCAGAACCAACTCGGATGGAATCCGTATGCTGTAAAACATGACCGATTAAAAGAGAAGTAGCGGAACTAATAACCGATGGCATATTATGATGTTCTGTTAGCCAGTATCGTGTGAAGCCTAATTTTTCCGCATGTTTTGCGAGTCCCGTCATATCTTGAATCGCATCTTTATTGGAGTGTCCTTCTCGAACTGACACTAAATCTAATATAGATAGTGGAATTGAATGCATAGTGTTGTCCCTCTTTTCATTATCAAAAGCTAAAGAACAGTGTAGAACTTCTTGCCGATGTGCTCAAGGAATGTGCTCATAGACGTCATGTGTTTGAACCTTTGGTAAGATAATGAAAAAAGGAGTGGTGATAATGAGAAAGATGATGAAATTATACCTCTTAACATTTGTGATTTTCTTTGCAGTCGATTTTGTCTGGTTGGGGTTTGTAGCACCTAGTGTCTATGATCACTACATCGGCTTTTTACTTGCGGAGGATGTGAATTTCTGGGCAGCAGGAATTTTTTATATTTTGTACATTTTTGGCCTTGTCTATTTTGTCATTCAACCGGCAATAAACAAAGGGAGTGTCAAACGCGCTCTAGTTACTGGTGCTTTCTTCGGATTTATCACGTACGCAACTTATGACTTAACTAACCTTGCAACCATTGAAGGTTGGCCAGTTGCTGTTACCATCATCGATCTTATA
The Paenisporosarcina cavernae genome window above contains:
- a CDS encoding YebC/PmpR family DNA-binding transcriptional regulator, with amino-acid sequence MGRKWNNIKEKKASKDANTSRIYAKFGREIYVAAKQGEPDPESNRALKVVLERAKTYSVPKHIIDKAIEKAKGGSEENYDELRYEGFGPSGSMVIVDALTNNVNRTASDVRAAFGKNGGNMGVSGSVAYMFDATAVIGIEGKTAEEVLDMMLEADVDVRDVLEEDNAVIVYAEPDQFHAVQEAFKTAGITEFSIAELTMLAQNDISLSPEDAAQFEKMIDAIEDLEDVQQVYHNVDLGE
- a CDS encoding GNAT family N-acetyltransferase; the protein is MRLVEPTADWKEEHIAYIEEWPDEEKVVPWSLDLRQYESFEEFMEKFPAGKTGGEGWVRNASYYLVNEENRIVAMINLRFGLNDFLRNVGGNVGYGVRPSERKKGYGSKILRESLKICKEEGLDHVLITCDKDNLGSAGVILNNGGVEDSPFVEESGNVKRRFWIDTKN
- a CDS encoding DUF5667 domain-containing protein; the encoded protein is MSKLSWKYSFAILIAIFTIGSTTSAFANTDAAAEEEVVEPALIPGDFFYFLKELKESIQLALTFDDLKEAELLNEFAAERIAEAEALYDAGEEEKAVETLEAAIEQYTDAFDQLEQGTEVSEDGSSEQTSSDEVVNEESTTDEEAVQETDSTEEVTENTDTTEETPAEDVELTPEEKLIAKFSQNIVALQAALEKVGSEQASESLTKNIEKAQKKLEKKMSKKLAKLLAQENEEDSTEAEDTESTTEENGTVDEKPADEVVAEEVTTETTDSSENTESAETNSSATVSGTDSSTVKVEPEKDKEKQATAPTTEHKNVQKEGKKQEKSEVKESKKQEKAEVKETKKQEKADEKDEKESIRETKKEDKEDKEDKEDKSESKASEKRDNEKDKKESNDHGKD
- a CDS encoding YbfB/YjiJ family MFS transporter, translating into MNKPLLLVIGGVFSLFIAMSIGRFAYTPILPFMQEEKEFSTIFAGYLASSNYAGYLVGAIIGSLFPIQQNRSLLLRISIAVSIGLTIAMGLTDHTALWVVFRFVSGVASAFVFVLTSSIVLDQLAAKGKMGLVGVMYGGVGLGIFVSSLLVPFLVTTYGSDGTWIGLGILALIVSTIVFLFVNEDRSLPAISQKTTKKKKPSVKKWLPWLLIAYGLEGLGYIVTGTFIVAIAEQTPIFHGNGTSVWLLVGLAAIPSCVVWAYYGNRFGWMTSFFVLLLIQSIGIALPAFSSSIVSFYISALLFGATFMGVTTLVAAYARGKLPHASARILAILTITYALGQMVGPSIAGIVTDASGDYHLALYGAAIAVFLGALFVIPLMAQEREEKSAASESNV
- a CDS encoding LLM class flavin-dependent oxidoreductase translates to MHSIPLSILDLVSVREGHSNKDAIQDMTGLAKHAEKLGFTRYWLTEHHNMPSVISSATSLLIGHVLQHTDSIRVGSGGVMLPNHTPLVVAEQFGTLATIYGDRVDLGLGRAPGTDMQTARALRRTSQETTFSFPQDVVELQQYFKPLDQQGMVRAFPGTDTNVPTYILGSSTSSAILAARLGLPYAFAAHFAPTHLQDAVAIYREQFQPSEYLKEPYVIVCVNAVVTESNEQADFLATSSTLFYLNVVRRTEEFLKPPVESLDGLWSPFEERAVKDMSTYTLRGDVETVRSQLLAMKKAIHFDELMAVSYIYDQEKRKKSYTLLSEAADFSSLS
- a CDS encoding DUF2177 family protein, yielding MRKMMKLYLLTFVIFFAVDFVWLGFVAPSVYDHYIGFLLAEDVNFWAAGIFYILYIFGLVYFVIQPAINKGSVKRALVTGAFFGFITYATYDLTNLATIEGWPVAVTIIDLIWGSLLNGVTSAIVTWIYLRKK